The Hymenobacter sp. DG01 genome has a segment encoding these proteins:
- a CDS encoding inositol monophosphatase family protein, with product MDYNQLSFQLAAVTRHAGQFIRQEAATFDRSHIETKGVHDLVSYVDKETEKLLVAGLRELLPEAGFITEEGTEGADRAEEYNWIIDPLDGTTNFVHGLPVYCVSVGLIHHQELVAGVVYEVVRDECFRAAKGAGAFCNEVPIHVSDVPELNSSLIATGFPYTDFTQLTEYLQLLSAFIQRSHGVRRVGSAAADLAYVAAGRFEGFFEFNLNSYDVAAGILLVREAGGRVTAFLEEGDPLFGRQVVASNGHVHEEMQATIRETWK from the coding sequence ATGGATTACAACCAACTCAGCTTTCAACTCGCCGCCGTAACGCGCCACGCGGGCCAGTTTATTCGCCAGGAGGCGGCCACCTTCGACCGGAGCCATATCGAAACCAAAGGCGTGCACGACCTGGTATCGTACGTGGACAAGGAAACCGAGAAGCTGCTAGTGGCTGGTTTGCGCGAGCTGCTGCCCGAGGCCGGCTTCATTACCGAAGAAGGCACTGAGGGAGCCGACCGCGCTGAGGAATACAACTGGATTATCGACCCCCTGGACGGCACCACCAACTTTGTGCACGGCCTGCCGGTGTACTGTGTGAGCGTGGGCCTTATCCACCACCAGGAGCTGGTAGCTGGGGTAGTGTATGAGGTAGTGCGCGACGAGTGCTTCCGGGCCGCTAAAGGTGCCGGCGCCTTCTGCAACGAGGTGCCCATCCACGTTTCCGACGTGCCCGAGCTAAATAGCTCCCTAATTGCCACCGGCTTCCCCTACACCGATTTCACCCAGCTCACGGAGTATCTGCAGTTGCTGAGCGCCTTTATCCAACGCTCCCACGGCGTGCGCCGGGTAGGCTCCGCCGCCGCCGACCTGGCCTACGTAGCCGCCGGCCGCTTCGAGGGCTTCTTCGAGTTCAATCTCAACTCCTATGACGTTGCCGCCGGCATCCTGCTGGTGCGCGAAGCCGGGGGCCGCGTCACCGCTTTCCTGGAAGAGGGCGACCCGCTATTCGGCCGCCAGGTAGTAGCCAGCAACGGCCACGTACACGAGGAAATGCAAGCCACCATCCGGGAAACCTGGAAGTAA
- a CDS encoding FeoB-associated Cys-rich membrane protein codes for MWIQYLIIALLFAGAAFYVGRIFWRAFLSKDQSGCAKGCGGACSVIDVDRLQRTIELAAAREGTGR; via the coding sequence ATGTGGATACAGTACCTCATCATCGCCTTGCTTTTTGCCGGAGCTGCCTTCTACGTGGGGCGCATCTTCTGGCGGGCCTTCCTTTCCAAAGATCAGTCGGGCTGCGCCAAGGGGTGCGGCGGTGCCTGCTCTGTGATTGATGTGGATCGGCTGCAGCGCACCATTGAGCTGGCCGCTGCCCGCGAAGGGACCGGGCGCTAG
- a CDS encoding erythromycin esterase family protein produces MKTPLPTHPLRSSRDLDPLIEAIGDARVVLLGEASHGTSEYYTWRAALSKRLIQEKGFHFIAVEGDWPDCFEVNAAIKQDEPTYGTAAKLLSTFNRWPTWMWGNWEIAALVEWLHQHNRQLPREQRVGFYGLDVYSLWESLQEIMHYVEKQGDGAVQAAHRAFQCFEPYGDDPQEYAHAVAYVSEDCEDEVTEMLRALRKQVASQQTDGLPDREQKFNAEQNALVAVNAERYYRAMIQGGSASWNVRDTHMMETLTRLLDLHGPDSKAIIWEHNTHIGDARYTDMRSDDMVNVGQLAREVYGRNNVFAVGFGSYQGSVIAGRKWGATPEKMTVPEATRGSWENLLHQQLQGENALLFSEDLRGHDALRQSIGHRAIGVVYRSEFERFGNYVPSIIPDRYDAFLFLDQTQALHPLPTHHDEHTPPDLYPWGE; encoded by the coding sequence ATGAAAACCCCGCTGCCTACCCACCCCCTCCGTTCCAGCCGCGACCTGGACCCGCTCATCGAAGCCATCGGCGACGCCCGCGTGGTACTGCTGGGCGAGGCCTCCCACGGCACCTCCGAGTACTATACCTGGCGCGCGGCCCTTTCCAAGCGGCTCATTCAGGAGAAAGGCTTCCACTTCATTGCCGTGGAAGGCGACTGGCCCGACTGCTTTGAGGTAAACGCCGCCATCAAGCAGGATGAGCCCACCTACGGGACTGCAGCTAAGTTGCTGAGTACCTTCAACCGTTGGCCTACCTGGATGTGGGGCAACTGGGAAATTGCGGCCCTGGTGGAATGGCTACACCAGCACAACCGGCAGTTGCCGCGCGAGCAAAGGGTAGGCTTCTACGGGCTGGACGTGTACAGCCTCTGGGAGTCGTTGCAGGAGATTATGCACTACGTGGAAAAGCAGGGCGACGGAGCCGTGCAGGCCGCCCACCGGGCTTTCCAGTGCTTTGAGCCCTACGGCGACGACCCCCAGGAGTACGCCCATGCTGTGGCCTACGTCTCGGAAGATTGCGAGGATGAGGTAACCGAGATGCTGCGGGCCCTGCGCAAGCAGGTAGCCAGCCAGCAAACCGACGGCTTGCCGGACCGGGAGCAGAAATTCAATGCCGAGCAAAACGCCCTGGTAGCCGTGAATGCGGAGCGCTACTACCGGGCCATGATACAGGGCGGCTCGGCCTCCTGGAACGTGCGCGACACCCACATGATGGAAACCCTCACTCGCCTCCTGGACCTGCACGGCCCCGATAGCAAGGCCATCATCTGGGAACACAACACCCACATCGGCGACGCCCGCTACACCGACATGCGCAGCGACGACATGGTGAACGTGGGCCAGCTCGCCCGCGAAGTATATGGCCGCAACAACGTGTTTGCCGTGGGCTTCGGCTCCTATCAGGGCTCCGTTATTGCCGGCCGCAAGTGGGGCGCTACCCCCGAGAAGATGACCGTACCCGAAGCCACCCGCGGCTCCTGGGAAAACCTGCTCCACCAGCAGCTCCAGGGCGAAAACGCCCTGCTGTTTTCCGAGGATCTGCGCGGCCACGATGCCCTGCGCCAGTCCATTGGCCACCGGGCCATTGGGGTGGTGTACCGCTCGGAGTTCGAGCGGTTCGGAAACTACGTGCCCTCCATCATTCCGGACCGCTACGACGCCTTCCTGTTCCTCGACCAAACCCAGGCCCTGCACCCGCTGCCTACCCACCACGACGAGCACACCCCACCGGATTTGTACCCCTGGGGAGAGTAA
- a CDS encoding helix-turn-helix domain-containing protein has protein sequence MFSAARIATLRKSKGLSQEVLAEQSGVSLRTIQRVEQGETVPRGHTLQALAAALEVPLEAFRAEPEPLPEHVATTPVLAAPTPTLRPDPDFLQLLNLSALSFLVLPLLNILVPWWLWRKHRAEVQHAAEVGRRVLGFQVLWQVGSSLAFLVVVMAQLLLAGAHRSLMPGLYLVVLVFTYATNVLVIGYNAWRLRQGSLNVYPIHL, from the coding sequence ATGTTCTCGGCTGCCCGCATTGCTACACTCCGGAAAAGTAAAGGTCTTTCGCAGGAAGTATTGGCGGAGCAGTCGGGGGTGAGCTTGCGCACGATTCAGCGGGTAGAACAGGGCGAGACGGTGCCCCGGGGCCATACCCTGCAAGCCCTAGCCGCAGCCCTTGAAGTGCCACTCGAGGCCTTTCGGGCGGAGCCGGAGCCTCTGCCGGAACACGTTGCTACTACACCTGTCTTGGCCGCGCCTACCCCCACCCTGCGCCCCGACCCCGACTTTCTGCAGCTGCTCAACCTAAGCGCCCTGAGCTTTCTGGTGCTACCCCTGTTGAATATTCTGGTGCCGTGGTGGCTCTGGCGGAAGCATCGCGCGGAGGTGCAGCACGCGGCGGAAGTGGGGCGGCGGGTATTGGGTTTTCAGGTGTTGTGGCAGGTAGGAAGCTCGCTCGCCTTTCTGGTGGTGGTGATGGCGCAGCTGCTGCTGGCCGGCGCGCACCGCTCCCTGATGCCGGGCCTGTACCTCGTGGTACTGGTGTTTACCTACGCTACCAACGTCTTGGTAATTGGGTACAATGCCTGGCGGTTACGGCAGGGCAGCCTGAATGTGTATCCCATCCATCTGTAG
- a CDS encoding SPASM domain-containing protein — translation MASLLTDGLNFFSKATPGRLWNGAQVVGGYVLSKLTGKARHWGLPVALSFEPTTSCNLRCPECPSGLRSFTRPTGMLPDELFRKTIDEVASRLWYLIFYFQGEPYLHPNFLDLVKYAADKGIYTATSTNAHYLNDQNARRTVESGLDRLIISLDGTTQAVYQQYRVGGKLDKVLEGTRNLIKWRRELKSQTPRVVFQFLVVRPNEHQIEDAKRLAKELGVDDVWFKTAQIYDYQNGSPLIPTIDYYSRYENNVDGSWSIKNKLVNHCWKMWHSCVITWDGLVVPCCFDKDAEYRLGDLKTQTFRQLWHGTKYQRFRASLLKGRDQIDMCRNCTEGTKVWG, via the coding sequence ATGGCCTCCCTACTCACCGACGGACTCAACTTCTTCTCGAAAGCTACCCCCGGCCGCCTCTGGAACGGGGCACAGGTAGTGGGCGGGTACGTGCTGAGCAAGCTCACGGGCAAGGCCCGGCACTGGGGCCTGCCGGTAGCCCTGAGTTTCGAGCCGACGACCAGTTGCAACCTGCGCTGCCCGGAGTGCCCCAGCGGCCTGCGCTCCTTCACGCGGCCCACTGGCATGCTGCCCGATGAGCTGTTTCGGAAGACGATAGACGAGGTGGCTTCGCGGCTGTGGTACCTGATTTTCTACTTTCAGGGGGAGCCCTACCTCCACCCCAACTTCCTGGACCTGGTGAAGTACGCAGCCGATAAGGGCATCTATACCGCCACCAGCACCAACGCCCACTACCTCAACGACCAAAACGCGCGCCGCACCGTGGAGAGCGGGCTCGACCGGCTGATTATTTCCTTGGATGGCACCACCCAGGCTGTGTACCAGCAGTACCGGGTAGGAGGCAAGCTCGACAAGGTGCTGGAGGGTACGCGCAACCTGATTAAGTGGCGCCGGGAGCTGAAGTCGCAGACGCCGCGGGTAGTGTTTCAGTTTCTGGTGGTGCGCCCCAACGAGCACCAGATTGAAGACGCCAAGCGCCTGGCTAAGGAGCTGGGAGTAGATGACGTGTGGTTCAAAACGGCCCAGATTTACGATTACCAGAACGGCTCCCCCCTCATCCCTACCATCGACTACTACTCGCGCTACGAGAACAACGTGGATGGCAGTTGGAGTATTAAGAACAAGCTGGTGAACCACTGCTGGAAGATGTGGCACAGCTGCGTCATCACCTGGGATGGACTGGTGGTGCCCTGCTGCTTCGACAAAGACGCCGAATACCGTCTCGGCGACCTAAAAACTCAAACCTTCCGCCAGCTCTGGCACGGCACCAAGTACCAGCGCTTCCGCGCCTCCCTCCTCAAAGGCCGCGACCAGATAGACATGTGCCGCAACTGCACCGAAGGCACTAAGGTGTGGGGGTAA
- a CDS encoding redoxin family protein translates to MASRSTFAAALLWAGLLAAPLLGRAQGTVVLTGKVSGRTSDTVAVSVRENPLDIKEQITYARLDDKGEFRLALTVNGPTRADLVYGDDVADLFLEPGNQLEVRFKGSDLASSVRYKGRGAEANTFMSEMDEKFVENDGFQVLPDNIMLYEPGFISFLDYRRKEEQKFMEGGMEGMSPAFKEYIKAEIAYSYANDRLTFPDLREQVVATESRLKMSPTYFDFLNDKALINNPAAVQSEMYQEFLLNYIHYLATSSGKQRTDPDFYQVCYDMAKKQLSGPVQPIIMGRVLKESFRFGHVKQSAAMLEDFRSVDPKNQYLPLLRQDFDTHKAFAIGAPAPDFKLISAKGDTVSLKQFAGKLVYLNFWRTTSGLALRDLPYAAELIKKFDGKNIVFLNVALDENEGAWKQLVVSKKLPGVHVRTSGGLRSAIARAYAVQDVPSYFLLAEDGTFLNTKPKRLSSRAAVDEIKESFGKANTYSSTLPSGK, encoded by the coding sequence ATGGCCTCTAGATCTACCTTCGCCGCCGCCCTGCTCTGGGCCGGGTTACTGGCTGCCCCACTGCTGGGCCGGGCCCAAGGTACCGTGGTTCTGACCGGTAAGGTCAGCGGCCGCACCTCCGATACGGTAGCCGTATCGGTACGCGAAAATCCGCTCGACATCAAAGAACAGATTACCTACGCCCGCCTTGATGATAAAGGCGAGTTTCGGCTGGCTCTGACCGTAAATGGCCCTACCCGCGCCGACTTGGTGTACGGCGACGACGTTGCCGACCTGTTTCTGGAGCCCGGCAACCAGTTGGAAGTGCGCTTCAAGGGCTCGGACCTGGCCAGTTCGGTGCGGTACAAAGGCCGGGGCGCGGAAGCCAATACGTTCATGTCGGAGATGGACGAGAAGTTTGTGGAGAATGATGGTTTTCAGGTGCTGCCCGACAACATCATGCTCTATGAGCCCGGCTTTATTTCCTTCCTGGACTACCGCCGCAAGGAGGAGCAGAAGTTCATGGAAGGCGGCATGGAGGGCATGAGCCCGGCGTTTAAGGAGTACATCAAGGCGGAAATTGCCTACAGCTACGCCAACGACCGGCTGACCTTCCCCGACCTGCGCGAACAGGTGGTAGCCACCGAGAGCCGCCTGAAGATGTCGCCGACCTACTTCGACTTCCTCAACGACAAAGCTCTGATTAACAACCCGGCGGCGGTGCAGAGCGAGATGTACCAGGAGTTTCTGCTCAACTACATCCACTACCTGGCTACCAGCAGCGGCAAACAGCGCACCGACCCCGATTTCTACCAGGTGTGCTACGACATGGCCAAAAAGCAGCTCAGCGGCCCGGTGCAGCCCATCATTATGGGTCGGGTGCTGAAGGAGTCGTTCCGCTTCGGGCACGTGAAGCAGTCGGCGGCCATGCTGGAAGACTTTCGCTCAGTTGACCCTAAAAACCAGTACCTCCCCCTGCTCCGCCAGGATTTCGACACTCACAAAGCCTTCGCCATTGGCGCCCCGGCTCCGGATTTTAAGCTGATTTCGGCCAAGGGCGACACTGTGAGCCTGAAGCAGTTTGCCGGCAAGCTGGTGTACCTCAACTTCTGGCGCACCACCAGCGGCCTGGCCCTGCGCGACCTGCCTTACGCCGCCGAGCTGATCAAGAAGTTTGATGGCAAAAACATCGTGTTCCTGAACGTGGCCCTCGACGAAAACGAAGGCGCCTGGAAGCAGCTGGTGGTTAGCAAGAAGCTGCCCGGCGTGCACGTCCGGACTTCCGGTGGGCTGCGCTCGGCCATTGCCCGGGCCTACGCCGTGCAGGATGTGCCCAGCTACTTCCTGCTGGCCGAGGATGGGACCTTCCTCAACACCAAGCCCAAGCGCCTGAGCAGCCGCGCCGCCGTGGACGAAATCAAGGAGTCGTTTGGCAAGGCAAACACCTACAGCAGCACTCTACCTTCTGGTAAGTAA
- the radA gene encoding DNA repair protein RadA, producing MAKVKTLFFCQNCGAQSAKWIGRCPSCGEWNTYVEEVIEKADNNPAANAWKASTSVGSTTNKAAKPKPLGDIIYEEESRLNTHDAELNRVLGGGLVPGSLVLIGGEPGIGKSTLMLQIAMQLRNLRILYVSGEESEQQIKMRAERLGQQHQGLYILTETNTQNIFRQIDQLQPNVVVVDSIQTLHSTIVEAGPGSVSQVRECTTELLKYAKDTGVPVLLIGHITKDGSIAGPKILEHMVDTVLQFEGDRHLTYRILRTIKNRFGSTSELGIYEMQGAGLRQVNNPSEILLSQRTEQLSGIAIGATLEGNRPLLVEVQALVTPATYGTPQRSSTGFDSKRLQMLLAVLEKRSGLRLGQHDVFLNIAGGLRLEDPALDLAVCAAVVSSLNDVPIRNEICLAAEVGLSGEIRAVSRLDQRLSESEKLGFAEMYISQFNAKGLDLARYGIRVHPAGRLDEVLTGLFG from the coding sequence ATGGCCAAAGTAAAAACCCTGTTTTTCTGCCAGAACTGTGGCGCTCAATCGGCTAAATGGATTGGCCGCTGCCCCAGCTGTGGCGAGTGGAATACCTACGTGGAAGAGGTAATTGAGAAGGCTGACAACAACCCGGCGGCCAACGCCTGGAAGGCCTCCACCTCCGTGGGCTCAACTACCAATAAAGCGGCCAAGCCCAAGCCCCTCGGCGACATTATTTATGAAGAAGAGTCGCGCCTGAATACTCACGACGCGGAGCTGAACCGCGTGCTGGGCGGCGGGCTGGTGCCGGGCTCCCTGGTGCTCATTGGGGGCGAGCCGGGCATTGGCAAAAGCACCCTGATGCTTCAAATTGCTATGCAGCTGCGCAACCTGCGCATCCTCTACGTTTCGGGTGAGGAAAGCGAGCAGCAGATCAAGATGCGAGCCGAGCGCCTGGGCCAGCAGCACCAGGGCCTCTACATCCTCACCGAAACCAATACCCAGAACATCTTCCGCCAGATCGACCAGCTACAGCCTAACGTAGTAGTCGTCGATTCCATCCAGACCCTGCACAGCACCATTGTGGAGGCCGGGCCGGGCTCCGTGAGCCAGGTGCGCGAGTGCACCACCGAACTGCTCAAGTACGCGAAGGACACGGGTGTGCCGGTGCTGCTCATTGGCCACATCACCAAGGATGGCTCCATTGCCGGCCCCAAAATTCTGGAGCACATGGTAGATACCGTGCTGCAGTTTGAGGGCGACCGGCACCTGACCTACCGCATTCTGCGCACCATCAAGAACCGCTTCGGCTCCACTTCTGAGCTGGGCATTTATGAGATGCAGGGTGCCGGGCTGCGGCAGGTAAACAATCCTTCCGAGATTCTGCTGAGCCAGCGCACCGAGCAGCTCAGCGGTATTGCCATTGGGGCCACTTTGGAAGGCAACCGCCCCCTGCTGGTGGAGGTGCAGGCTCTGGTAACGCCGGCCACATACGGCACCCCCCAGCGCTCCTCCACGGGCTTCGACAGTAAGCGCCTGCAGATGCTGCTGGCTGTACTGGAAAAGCGGAGCGGCCTGCGCCTGGGACAGCACGACGTGTTTCTGAACATTGCCGGCGGCCTGCGCCTGGAAGATCCCGCCCTGGACTTGGCCGTGTGCGCCGCAGTAGTTAGCTCCCTGAATGACGTGCCGATCCGGAACGAAATCTGCCTGGCGGCGGAGGTAGGCCTAAGCGGCGAAATCAGGGCGGTAAGCCGCCTGGATCAGCGCCTGAGCGAATCGGAAAAGCTGGGCTTCGCCGAAATGTACATTTCGCAGTTCAACGCCAAGGGCCTCGACCTGGCCCGGTACGGGATTCGGGTGCACCCGGCGGGGCGGCTCGATGAGGTACTGACGGGCCTGTTCGGGTAG
- a CDS encoding sensor histidine kinase — MTTPAPITLADLARIAAFAELPTATLQWLADHGERRTFAPNEVVLQPGDEAEFMVALLRGSLQFYLMRNGNREPAFRIEAGQISGVLPYSRLRIIQAQGVAVGETETFLLHRNLFPELEQVSPELVQHLVGLMSDRARQEARIQERDDKLRALGKLSAGLAHELNNPAAAIMRATENLATLLQAKPALLLEFVRHCPSPEVLQALAGLATGPVAAVPPTQSALARADAEDELADWLETQGIPDGYQLAGGLLDAGLTLSQLEPVVADLPEPARPAALNWLEGQLTTRRLVLDVQEAGSRITTLVANVKTYSHMDRGSNFAPLDVHDGLESTLNIMSYCLREEKISVVRDYAPTLPPVRGQVSSLNQVWTNLLDNAIDALPPGGEITVRTRQEGDFVRVFIIDNGPGIPPEVLPRIMEPFYTTKPAGEGTGLGLDIALRIVEQHGGRLEVQSVPGRTEFGVWLPVIGRN; from the coding sequence ATGACAACTCCCGCACCTATTACACTCGCCGACCTCGCGCGCATTGCCGCCTTTGCCGAGTTGCCAACTGCCACCCTGCAGTGGCTGGCCGACCACGGAGAGCGGCGCACGTTTGCCCCCAACGAGGTTGTTCTGCAGCCCGGCGACGAAGCCGAGTTTATGGTGGCCCTGCTGCGCGGGAGCCTGCAGTTTTACCTCATGCGCAACGGCAACCGGGAGCCCGCGTTTCGTATTGAGGCCGGCCAGATCAGCGGGGTGCTGCCCTACTCGCGCCTGCGCATTATTCAGGCCCAGGGCGTGGCCGTAGGCGAAACCGAGACGTTTCTGCTCCACCGCAACCTGTTTCCGGAGCTGGAGCAGGTGAGCCCCGAGCTGGTACAGCACCTGGTAGGGCTGATGAGCGACCGGGCCCGGCAAGAGGCCCGCATTCAGGAGCGCGACGACAAGCTGCGGGCCCTGGGCAAGCTTTCGGCCGGCCTGGCGCACGAGCTGAACAACCCGGCCGCCGCCATTATGCGGGCCACCGAAAATCTGGCTACCCTGCTGCAGGCCAAGCCGGCCCTGTTGCTGGAGTTCGTGCGCCACTGCCCCAGCCCCGAGGTCCTGCAAGCGCTGGCCGGGCTGGCAACAGGCCCGGTAGCCGCCGTTCCGCCTACCCAGTCGGCGCTGGCGCGGGCCGACGCAGAAGATGAGCTGGCGGATTGGCTGGAAACTCAGGGCATTCCGGATGGCTACCAGCTGGCGGGCGGCTTGCTGGATGCGGGCCTGACCCTGAGCCAACTAGAGCCCGTAGTAGCCGACTTGCCGGAGCCGGCCCGCCCGGCGGCCCTCAACTGGCTGGAAGGCCAGCTGACTACCCGGCGGCTGGTGCTGGATGTGCAGGAGGCAGGCTCGCGTATTACTACCCTCGTTGCCAACGTAAAGACCTACAGCCACATGGACCGCGGAAGCAACTTCGCGCCCCTGGATGTGCACGATGGTCTGGAGAGTACGCTCAATATCATGAGCTATTGCCTGCGCGAAGAGAAGATCAGCGTGGTGCGGGACTACGCGCCCACCCTGCCGCCCGTGCGCGGCCAGGTCAGCAGCCTCAACCAGGTCTGGACCAACCTCCTCGACAATGCCATTGACGCCCTACCCCCCGGCGGCGAGATAACCGTGCGCACCCGGCAGGAAGGCGACTTTGTGCGCGTGTTCATCATTGATAATGGTCCCGGTATTCCGCCCGAAGTGCTGCCGCGCATCATGGAGCCCTTTTACACCACCAAGCCCGCCGGCGAAGGCACCGGCCTGGGCCTCGATATAGCCCTGCGTATTGTGGAGCAGCACGGCGGCCGGCTGGAAGTGCAATCGGTGCCGGGCCGCACCGAGTTTGGCGTGTGGCTGCCGGTGATAGGGCGCAACTAA
- a CDS encoding FAD-dependent oxidoreductase: protein MMTLKCLAPLTGTCARSFGATTGCCGPARAAALATIQELKEREEPLALILADQRMPDLEGVEVLTQARQLYPDAKRVLLTAYADTEAAIRAINLAHLDHYLMKPWDPPQQLLYPTLHDLLRAWEMTYKPPFRGVRLIGFQWSPRSHDLKDFLAGYLIGYQWLDFETDSEAQALLAQKGLTASDLPVVVLEDGTALPNPTATEVATRIGLVVQASQELYDVVVIGAGPAGLAAAVYGASEGLKTLVIERQAPGGQAGTSSRIENYLGFPTGLSGSELAHRAWTQAVRLGAELLAPQEVVDMCVQDGYKVLTLSDGAKVQTRAVVLTTGVSYRTLAAPGMDRLSGAGVYYGAARTEARTCQEQDVYIVGGGNSAGQAAMYLATYAHRVYIVIRGANLAASMSAYLIEQIGQTPNIELLPFTEVAEVCGDDHLEEVILSRQGQLERRPARALFVFIGAKPSTEWVCNTIVCDAKGFVLTGRDLVTDPRYATSWKHPRREPYLLETCVPGVFAAGDSRAGAMARVASAVGEGSMAIKFVHQYLDE from the coding sequence ATGATGACCCTCAAGTGCTTAGCGCCATTGACCGGGACCTGCGCCAGGAGTTTCGGCGCGACTACCGGGTGCTGCGGGCCAGCTCGGGCCGCGGCCCTGGCTACCATTCAGGAGCTGAAGGAACGGGAAGAACCCCTGGCCCTGATTCTGGCCGACCAGCGCATGCCCGATCTGGAAGGTGTGGAGGTGCTTACCCAGGCCCGCCAGCTCTACCCCGATGCCAAGCGCGTGCTGCTCACGGCCTACGCCGACACGGAAGCCGCTATTCGGGCCATCAACTTGGCCCACCTCGACCATTACCTCATGAAGCCCTGGGACCCACCCCAGCAGCTGCTGTACCCTACCCTGCATGATCTGCTCAGGGCCTGGGAAATGACGTACAAGCCGCCTTTCCGGGGCGTACGCCTGATCGGGTTTCAATGGTCGCCCCGCTCCCACGACCTCAAAGATTTTCTGGCGGGCTACCTCATCGGCTACCAGTGGCTTGATTTCGAAACCGATTCGGAGGCGCAGGCCCTGCTGGCCCAGAAAGGATTGACGGCCAGCGACCTACCGGTGGTAGTGCTGGAAGACGGCACCGCCCTGCCCAACCCCACGGCCACGGAAGTTGCCACCCGCATTGGCTTGGTGGTGCAAGCTTCTCAGGAGCTGTACGATGTAGTGGTTATTGGCGCCGGCCCGGCCGGGCTGGCCGCTGCGGTGTATGGCGCTTCGGAAGGACTAAAAACGCTGGTGATAGAGCGCCAGGCCCCCGGTGGGCAGGCCGGTACCAGCTCCCGCATCGAAAATTACCTGGGCTTCCCAACGGGGCTCAGCGGCAGCGAGTTGGCCCACCGCGCCTGGACCCAGGCCGTGCGCCTGGGCGCCGAGTTGCTGGCTCCGCAGGAGGTAGTAGATATGTGCGTGCAGGATGGCTATAAAGTGCTGACCCTGAGTGACGGGGCCAAAGTTCAGACGCGGGCCGTGGTGCTCACTACCGGGGTCAGCTACCGCACCCTGGCCGCGCCGGGCATGGACCGCCTGAGCGGAGCGGGCGTGTACTACGGGGCCGCCCGCACCGAGGCCCGCACCTGCCAGGAGCAGGATGTGTACATCGTGGGTGGGGGCAACTCGGCGGGGCAGGCGGCTATGTACCTGGCTACCTATGCCCACCGGGTGTACATCGTGATTCGGGGCGCTAATCTGGCCGCGTCCATGTCGGCTTACCTCATTGAGCAGATTGGCCAGACGCCCAACATCGAGTTATTGCCTTTCACGGAGGTGGCCGAGGTGTGCGGCGACGACCACCTGGAAGAGGTAATACTTAGCCGCCAGGGGCAGCTGGAGCGGCGGCCGGCCCGAGCCCTTTTTGTGTTTATTGGAGCCAAGCCCAGCACCGAGTGGGTTTGCAACACCATCGTGTGCGACGCGAAAGGCTTCGTGCTGACGGGCCGCGACCTGGTGACGGACCCGCGCTACGCCACTTCCTGGAAACACCCGCGCCGGGAGCCCTACCTGCTCGAAACCTGCGTACCCGGCGTGTTTGCCGCCGGCGATAGTCGGGCGGGAGCCATGGCCCGGGTTGCCTCGGCGGTAGGCGAGGGCAGCATGGCCATCAAGTTCGTGCACCAGTATCTGGATGAGTAG
- a CDS encoding metallophosphoesterase, translated as MRSFFRTFPSRALLPAAAALLFGGCEMLEFSPNDHRAPARQQDLTAKNLARLNQNPLPAGDTLRFVFTGDSQRFYDEAEDLVKSVNQQAGVQFLIIAGDISDFGFGREMRWVDDHLRKLKIPYVTVIGNHDSVGNGRKAYEAIFGPLNYSFAYGDTKFIMTDTNGREYDFDGKIPNMPWVNQELKDTSTRRHVIISHVPPQDEDFDPAVRDAYVTALRNDPRLAFEMNGHRHDFSIGEPFNDGVTYINSYGFEKRQYVIVTVWGDKQFRLKKVQF; from the coding sequence ATGCGCTCATTTTTCCGAACCTTCCCCTCCCGTGCGCTCCTGCCCGCCGCGGCCGCCCTGCTATTTGGCGGCTGCGAGATGCTGGAGTTTAGCCCCAACGACCACCGCGCGCCCGCCCGCCAGCAGGACCTGACGGCCAAAAACCTGGCCCGCCTTAACCAGAACCCGCTACCGGCCGGCGACACCCTGCGCTTTGTGTTTACCGGTGATTCTCAGCGCTTCTATGATGAGGCCGAGGACCTGGTGAAAAGCGTAAACCAGCAGGCCGGTGTGCAGTTTCTGATTATTGCCGGCGACATTTCCGACTTCGGCTTCGGCCGCGAGATGCGCTGGGTAGATGACCACCTGCGCAAGCTGAAAATCCCTTACGTCACCGTCATCGGCAACCACGACTCGGTGGGCAACGGGCGCAAAGCCTACGAGGCCATTTTCGGGCCCCTGAACTACTCGTTTGCCTACGGCGACACGAAGTTTATCATGACCGACACCAACGGGCGGGAGTATGACTTCGATGGCAAGATTCCGAACATGCCCTGGGTCAATCAGGAACTGAAGGATACCTCCACGCGCCGCCACGTCATCATTTCGCACGTACCGCCTCAGGATGAGGATTTTGACCCCGCCGTGCGCGACGCGTACGTAACGGCTCTGCGCAACGACCCGCGCCTGGCCTTCGAGATGAACGGCCACCGTCATGATTTCAGTATCGGGGAACCTTTCAACGATGGCGTTACCTACATCAACTCCTACGGCTTCGAGAAGCGCCAATACGTGATTGTGACCGTGTGGGGCGACAAGCAGTTCCGGCTGAAAAAAGTACAGTTCTAA